The following DNA comes from Oreochromis niloticus isolate F11D_XX linkage group LG23, O_niloticus_UMD_NMBU, whole genome shotgun sequence.
GCCATCGTAGGCGATTCGTAGTAGCTCGATGATCTTCGCGGGTATATGTTCAGCTGCCAAAGCTCTCCACAAGGCCGGCCAGTCGATGCAATCAAACGCAGACTTGAAATCGATGAAGATGATGACTGTTCGGCGTCCGCATTGGATCCGTTCCTCCATCAGTCGACGTAGGGTGAAGATCTGGTAGCTGCAGCCTTGTCTGGGTCGGAACTCGGCCTGTTCTTCCCGGCTGGTCATCTCACGATGCTTTTGAAGGTGCGACTGAATTATTTTCATGAGGACCTTGCCGACGATGGAGAGTAAACTGATGCCCCGGTAGTTCTTGCATTCTCGATTGTCGCCTTTCTTTAGGATGGGTATGACAGCCGCCTTCTTCCATCTTGATGGTACCACATTCGACGTCCAGATCAGTTTGAATAACGAGTGTAGACGTATGGCAAGGGCTTCTCCTCCAGCTTTGAGGGCTTCTGCCACCACATGATCAAGGCCAACGGCCTTGTTGTTCTTGAGCGAGTGGATGGCGTGTTTGACTTCTTCTACCATTGGTTCTGCATCGGACATCGGCGCCGCAGGAGGGTCGATGATGGGCGGCGCTGCGGCCAGACCTTGGGATGGATCGTGATTGTAGAGTTTGTCGAAGAATTCTTTCCACCGTTGCAGGCGCTCTGCAGTTGACTTTACAAACGAGCCGTCAGCCTTTCTGATTTATCTGGTTATCATTTGTCATCTTGCACTTGCCACTGAGACTACGTATGGTCTGGTACAGCACCCTGTAGTCTTGTTGTTCGGCCGCATTTTCAAGTTCCGCAGTGACACAGTGCCTTCTTGCATTCAACAACCAGGTCGAGAGACTTGTCTAAGATCCACGGTTGTGTGCGACGTTGGGGGAGGGCGAAGCGGTTCGATAATGCGATCTGGAATTCTTGACGACGGTCGTTGTTGTTGAGGTGACGCCAGTCCAACCTGGGCGGTTTGGGTGTCAGCTTCTTCGCTCGTTGGAGCTTTAGACGCACTCAGGCGTGGACGAGATAGTGATCAGAGCTGCAGTCGGGTCCGCGCATAGCCCTGACATCTTGCAAGGACGATTGGAACTGGGTGTTGATGAGCATGTAGTCGAGTAGCGCCGAGTCGTTTCCTCTTGGGTTGCGCCATGTCAGATGGTGCTTGAGCGAGTGTTGGAATAGTGTGTTCCCGAGGACCAGTTTGTTGGCGGTGGCGAATGACATCAATCGTAGTCCGTTGTCGTTCATTTCTCCATGGCCGAACTTTCCCATTGTCGATTCCCAGCCAGTGCGGTCGATGCCGACGTGGCCCTTCATGTCACCGGTGATCATGATCATGGTGGTTTGAAGTAGGGAGTCCAGGACATCTTGCAGGCGATCATAGAATTCATCTTTGGACGCGTCGGAGTTCGTTTCGGTCGGCGCGTAGGCCGCGATGACGTGTAGATTGATCATACCGTCGACAGTTAGGATGGCAATGTGGTCGGATATAGGTTGGAAGATGACGACACTCACAGAGAACCGATGGTGCACCATGAAGCCCACTCCGGCTTCTCTTTTGTCGCCACCCGAGTAATACAATGTCATCTTCTCGTCCATGGCCGGCACTTCAACGGCGACAGTGCCAGATCCAGTCAGCCAAAGTTCTGATAGGGCCGTTATCAAGGCGTTGAGTTTCGAAAGTTCACGGGCGATGATCTCCTTCTGCCCAACATGATGACCAGTTCTGACATTCCATGCTGCGACGTTGATCGGTGTCTTGGGCATGAGTCGATGGAGTTGATGGCCAGTAGTCCATTTCCCACCAGTGCCCTGGGTCCCCAGCGCTGGCGCATCGGCTGCCCCAGATGCAGTAGCATTGGTTGATAAAGCTGATCGTTGAGATTCCATTGGTTTCGAGCCTAGTTTCCCTGACTGGTCGGTTCTGGTTGCTTCGGCAGGGTGACCACCCTCCTCCTGTCACAGCCGGGCTTGGGACCGCCAAGGATGGTCCCAAGCCCGGCTGTTGATGATCTCTAAGACACTTGGGTTCTGTAGCAGGACattgatccaaaacacacctgCAAGTTCACctttgaaggaaaaacaaaatgaagactttggagtggcctagtcaaagtcctgacctgaatcagattgagatgctgtggcgtgaccttaaaaaggtggttcatgtctgaaaaccctccagtgtggctgaattatAACAATTCTAcaaagatgagtgggccaaaattcctccaaagTGCTGTAAAAGACTCACTGCCAATTAtcgcaaatgcttgattgcagtttttGCTGATAAGGGTGGCcaaaccagttattaggtttagggggcaatcACTTTTTTACATGGGGCCATGTAGGTTTTGGTGTTGTCTGATTGCCACTGAGTCTCCAAAGTCTCTATACCTAGTGTCCTTCAAGCTTTATTCCTACTTTGCTACATTCTTAATACTCCTGCCTCACTCATTCTTACCGATTACTCCTCAGATATTTTTCAAGTAATGAAGAGGGTGGCAAGCCAGGAGGAAGAAACGTTTACAAGTAAGAATATTGATTTTGATGTTTTATCCTTTATCCTTCATTAAGAAATTCAATAAGACTTGCTATGTGgccatttttatgtgttttaggtGGACACAACAAGAAACCAAGTGTCTGACGTGTAATCTACGTGAAAACTGTCAGTATAACTCCGCTTACTTCAGCCACAATGCCTCCTATTACCGTATGAGCTGCAGtggtcagttttattttcttcttgatGCGTAAAAACCTACCTCTTATTCCCTCTAGATTTTTTAGATAATTTGAGTTAATTATATCATCATATTCCTTACTCAAAGGTCCTGGCACTCCTTTCTACTCTCTCATGGATAACATAAACAACAGAGGTAAGCTACAGTATGCAAGTGGTTCTGCagttcagaaaaaaaagtattctaATAACTTTCTTGTATTTGTACATTTGTAGAGCAAAAAGTTTTGGAAGACAACAAAGAATTTGTGAGCATGATATCTGGTATTCAAATGCCAACCATGCGTCGAGGCACCATCAAATTGGGCGAATACAGTGAGTGAATGCAGAAACAATAATTTTTCCTTTAAGAATTTCCCCATCAGTTTCATTTTGAGCTAATAACATTTTTGACTATACTCTCTAATGATAATCCAATAGCAATAATAAACAAAGACCTTGCagaaagcttttgtttttttacactatTAGATTGCCAGAATATTTCGTCAATGGCAACGTATAAGCATAATCTTGAAGCATATGCAGTTGGCTGTGCCCATTTTAAACCTCAACCCCACTACACTGTAGatgtttttaaacatgaaataaaattattaaaatcCCTTTCATTAGAGTATCTTGGTCAATTACAAATCTactatgtttttttaatgttggaAACAGATCTCAGATGTTggtcctgggatctgctggagccacttgcctaGCTTGGGGGTCACTGCACCAAGCGCTGCAAttaccactgttaccttcaccctccacatgttctcaagctcttctctgagcccttggtacttctccagtTTCTCgtcttccttcttcctgatgttgctgtcattcggtatCGCTACCtctatcactacagccgtcttcctctgcttgtccaccactactatgtccagttggttagccaccgccattttgtccgtctgtatcttgtcccacaggatcttagttTTGTCATTCTTCACCACCCTACGGGGCgcctcccattttgacctcggggcttccaggccatattctgcacagatgtttctgtatactgtGCCAGCCACTTGGATATGGCATTCCATGTATCCCCTGcgtgctagcatcttgcaccctgctgttatgtgctggctCGTCTCAGGAGCATCTttgcacagcctgcacctgggatCTTgtctggtgtgatagaccccagcctctatggatatTGTGCTCAgggcttgttcctgtgctgccatgattagtgcttctgtgctgtctttcagtccagctttttccagccactggtaggatttctggatgtcagccacctcctctatctacCGCTGGTACATACCATGCAGGGGCTTGTCCTtacatgatggttcctcctcttgctcctctttcttgggtttctgctacCTGAGGTATTCAGTGAGCATGCAGTCGGTTGgagccatcttcctgatgtacttgtggatgtttgttgtctcatcctggactgtggtactGACACTCACTTGTTCCCAACCtccttccttccacttagcatacagcctcagggtgctggacttggggtgaaaccctccaggCATGGTCGCGAGCTTCCTGATCTTGATTTCAGTGGCTTCTATCGCCTCCTTTGGCCAGCATCTCTTCAAGTgtctgtgagtctttgcttggtaGTTTCCATGGCCTCAGGTAGGGGCCGCCTGCTATATTTATTAGGCAACCCTTTCTTCATTGCACCTTTCTGCAGTTCCAACAGTTGGCTAACTTCCCTCCGTGCTACCGTGATCTTGGCGTCTAGTCTCCTTCTCCATCATCTTGTAGCCATGGATCTCCATGATCACTCATTTCATGGTGTATATCAGCTGGTTGGTTTTGTTGATGGTTGCAGTAGGGATTGTTGCTGCATTCACATCTTTTAGTAGACCTTCAAGGTACTTCACATAGTCTTGGTAACTGGCTAGGTCAGCTGCTCTCGCACTCAACACCCTTTGTTCCATCATATttggggcttggtacccaatctcaggtgggggtgatgatatctccccctgACCTATCatcctggctcccccttgccgtagcatttctGTTGTACCTCATTGATCTCCACCTGTGATAGCCGTTCCTTCTtccgaatgttggaacactgagctactagttgtttcgccgtcagtTTGGATGCTGGGTATCGAAGATTCCATGGGTCCCACATCCTCTTTGTGTAACCCCTTCCACTGGGGTTACACGTGTAGTAGCATTCATAGTAGTAgtagtggttagcactgttgcttcacagcCAGAAAATCCCGAGGCCACAATCTTTTCCAGGGCATTTCTGTGTAGAGTTTGtatgttctctctgtgtttgcatgggttagccctgcaacagactggcaatCTGTCGAGGGtcaccctatggtagctgggatagactccagccccCCACCCCCCGCAACTCTGCTAAGTATAaacggaagagaatggatggatgggtagATACTGATTtggaaacaaactaaaaacaaaaagaataattTGGCATTTTAACTAAAAAGCAGTGGATGTCCAAATACCAGTCAACATAGAGGACATTAGCTTGCATGATAGAAGGTTTAAGCAGGTAAACCTTCCCTGAATGTGGCCCATAGGAAAACTGTCATGAAAAAAGcaattatgaaaaaaataatgtagCTCTCTGGTTGAGCAGGCATTCATATGCTCCATGGCTGAAATGCAGTGGCATGGGTTCAATTCTGACCTGCATGATTCTGACCAGcatgaaaatattatttttacattgttgcattatttattttactacaTGTCTTATACCTACTACTCTTTTTTTATGTTCATATTTTGACAGATCTCTGGTACCAGATGATTTTGCCTCCAGGCTTTGATGAGTCCAAGAAGTACCCTTTACTGATCGATGTGTaagagttcatttaaaaaagaaaaagaaaagactttttAAAGGAGGGCCAAGAAAACTCATTCTGAATGTGCTTGATGTTCCAGGTACGCAGGTCCATGCAGTCAGAAAGTAAACTACGTCTACAGGGTAAACTGGTCCACCTATCTGGCAAGCACTGAGAAAATCATTGTTGCTAGCTTTGACGGAAGAGGGAGCGGTTACCAGGGCGACAAGTTAATGTATGAAATTTACAAAAGCCTGGGAACCAAAGAGGTGGAAGATCAGATAACAGCAGCCAGGTAAGGAAAGTGAGGAGGAGTTTAGACAAATCAGTGCATCTCAAACAAACAGGTTCCTTCTTTGCCCTAGCAAGTTTGATAAAACTGGATTTTACTTGTTTCTGTGACTCCCATTTAGAGAGAAACTTAGTGTAGCGGAAATATCATGAGTCAAAGATGGCAATGATCAGCAGAAGTTCTTGTCATCCCCTAATCCATATCAAattcatatcttttttttcaaGGGAATTCATCAAAATGGGATTCATTGACAAAGACAGAGTTGCTATCTGGGGATGGGTAAGTAGTGAAGACTTAGTGTTAAACAAAAACGCCACAAAGGTTAAACACATTGAGAATGTTTTAGTGCAAGTTAATGTTTCACTCACAAGTCAATGTGTTTGGCATGTGCTTAAGACAAGAGATGATCTGCAGTAATGAGTTTTTTATATTCCACAGTCCTACGGAGGATATGTCACATCCATGGTCTTGGGATCTGGCAGTGGAGTTTTCAAGTGTGGAATGGCAGTTGCTCCAGTCTCCAAATGGCGCTATTATGGTATTTCTTTTGTTGTCACTTTTTACAATCCCATTAATGATATGAAATAATAACATCTGCAACTATCTGTCTATTTGTACCAGATTCCATCTACACAGAGCGTTACATGATATTGCCTTCACAGAATTCTGAAGCCTACGATGTAAGTTTCACAGCCAGGAATATCAAGTTCTCTGTCCTTTGTTCTCAGCTGTGCGATTGTCTTTGTTGACGCATAAAAATTAAATCTGACTGTGTGCAGAACACAACAGTAACTGCCAGGGCCAGGAATTTCCATTCAGTGCAGTATCTTCTTGTTCATGGAACAGCCGATGGTGAGCAACACAGGGCCTctatgtttgtgtctgtttattattttataattttggGGGGCAACATAAGCCTATAAAACATAATAACAGTAAGTGTGAGAGTTTATTTTTCACTCGCTGTGACAGAATACATTTGCAGCCCTGCCTTTTCAAACAGGAGGTTTTAGATGCATTCCTCATAGCCATCTCCTGATGTTGGAAAAGTGCAACGAATTTAATATGGTTACGGAAAACTGAAGTGAAATGTTCTAGACTAATTTGAATTTGTACATGTGGTTGGTAAAGCAcactttttttcatcttttttaaatTGAGTCTTTGGTCTAATGCCAATACTATTGCAGAAAATCCATTAGTATACCAGCACTCGTCATTATCAACAAATTCATACAGACTGATGTAAAATAAATAGATCCAACACTTGCATCTTGATCAGCACTGACAAAAGTAATGGCCATGGTGACCACTATGTTACCTTTAAACGGATCCCTGCCTTATTGTTCGGTTTGTTTTTCTAGACAATGTCCATTTCCAGCAGGCAGCAGAGATCTCAGAAGCTCTGGTTGAGGAGCAGGTGGACTTTGAGGCCATGGTGAGCAACTTGGGAAATGCAACAGACAATTGCGGGAccaatgtcatgaaacagtcaTACATATAATCCTTTCTTCTTTCAGTGGTACACAGACAAGGATCATGGGCTCGCTGGCACTGCCAATCAACATGTCTATACCCACATGACTCACTTTCTACTCAGGTGCTTTGCATAAAAccaaaatctgtttttattttctatgaATAAAGATATGcaaaaaaatacatgtaaacTCATTTAGTACTGGAAAATTAATGGGTGCAAAGCTGTCCCAGTTCTCATGTTATTCTGTGTCTATGAGAGCTTGTTTTAGATATGTTCATTTAGATTAAAAAAGCTCTGAATTAACAACAAATGTCTTGCTCACTGTTATTTTATTAAACCACAGTGTTTCAGTCCAACTGACCTTCCTCAGGTATAAAAAACAATCTGATACGttgtaatttaataaaataacgGTAAGTCAAacagtaatatgtaatatgtaatatgttcttttaaaaatatcagTCTCTTCAAGAATTAAAGCTGATATGGTTCCTTGTAAAACCTATATGTGAAAAGATGATTTTTCTAGAAATGTATTAACTGtacatttattgtttaaaaGGTCATTTCATGGCCAGTAGTAAAAGTATAATAATGCAAAGAATGAAATGGGAACTGAGTGTAATGGAATGTTTTAGTGAACCTAAACTGCTTGGACATCTAAAATTTCTACAGCATTGTATTAAGCATAGACACATCAAAGTGATTTGATACAGTTTTATGACATTTGTAAAACTGTTAATGGAGTTTTTTCTAATGTAATAAATAATCAACAATGAGGAAAAAATAGCTTCTTTCTTCACTTTCAATTTTAAGGGATATTTAAAGTATGGTGTCATTAGTGGGTTGGGTGTAGCTCAGGTGAaaaagcaggtcatctactaatcagttGGTTGTTGTTTTGATCCCTGCTTCAACTTCCATGTAAAGTATTTGTGCCAGTGTTCAACTGTCTGGTGCTAGACGTGCACCATGTGACAACCAGTCAGTTCTAATGCAAAAACAAGAGGCATAACTCAAGCCTATGAGTAGACGGCATGAAACAGATATTCTTAGTCATCTAGTTAAACTGATTTTTGCAAGATAACAATGTCACGTTAGCGCTTTAAGGATATATTAAATATCAACCTCAAACTGGAGCAAAGAATTTCTCCAACAAAAggccaaagaaaaaaacccaaccctaAATATACCCTTTATTGCTACTGTACCTAGTAGAATCTAgggctgattttaaaaaatctgtcaTTTAATAATACAAGACATTATGGCTCCATGGTGTTGTGGTCAACACATTTGCATTTCATGTTGAAGATCCCTGGCTTGAGACTGAAATGAGACATATGTTCAGCCTCGGGGGGGTCCCAAACTAGTGTACCTGTGTTAGTGGGAGTTTTTCGTCAAAGACATCTGATTTAAATATATGTCATATCAAACAGTTGGATACATGTAGTATCGTAACTCTTGGGGGGAAAAGTCTCAGTGATGAAATAGTAATACGATACCTGAAGTTTTCTTGTCCCTTTGTAAAAATCTGTGACACTATATGAAGACAGTCTTGTTGATTTTCTCCCTCATTATAAAGACCCAGTTGATACTGAGTAGTCTCGTCCATTCAATGCCTCTTTGGGATTCCTTGACCCCTCCTGATCCAGCCGTGGATCCACAGCACAAGGAAAATCTAAATATGGGCAAGAGGGCTGTCAATAAGCTTATGTTTAAATCCAGCACCTGAATAATATTTCTGGATGTCAGTGCTCTAAAAAAATTAGTTATTTCATGATCAATATTCAATGTCACAAAAAAGTCAGCAAAATGTAGTGTCAAAGTGAAAAGTTCCAGCCCTGATCCTGTACTGATAAACCTTAATTTCCAGCAAATTAAATATCTGGTCTATGTGTGGCAGTCATGTAGCATCACCCACCTGTAtgcatgtatttattattgaatAGTCAGCTTGGTTAAACAGAGATAACTGCAACTGATGCAAAaaaggggggagagagagattTCCGATCTTTTGATTCTGAACGGAAGAATCCACAACCTCCTTCCAGTTATGACGCCACAAATATTGCTTCCGATCACGATGACACAGTAGCACATTAAAGCATCTCCCCAACTTTCTGTTTGACAGGATGAGCTGCGGTTGTTTGACCTTAACACTGAAGGACCAGCTGGCATCACGCTTGACTGGCACCTTTCCTTCATGAGCAAACGGTCAGCTCATCTATTCAGTCAACAGGCCCCGTGTGTAATGGGTGTGTCTAATAGGTTTAGAGTAATAGGTGGAACTGTTACTCTAAGAGTGGGAAAAAGACCCACCTATGCAGCTCTTCTTTCAATATATAAGGCTGCAAAGTGAGAGAGGGCGGTTAGATGCAGACACCAGCAATAAGCAGTGGAACTAACAGCGGGTGTttggaaagaaagaagaaaaggtgaGTTGTATCTTGTTGCAGTGGAGAAGGTATTTTACCTTTAGCCATCAAGttcttttttcgtttttttttctgGGTGGGGGAAATGTTGTTTCTGTGCTTGGttgaatgttttatttctttttttgtgtgttgtcCCCTGTTACAGGTCACCACCATGAAAAGCATTCACTCCCTGGCTGGCATCCTCCTGGTCCTCGGCTTTGTTCAGAGCAGTTGGCAGGTTCCTCTGCGTGATGCTGATGACAGCTTAAGGTACAATGAAACGCTTCTTTAACATAAAGCTGTTTTTAGCACCCTTGTGTTACTCTTGTGACTAAATCACAAGAACAATTCCATTCAATTTTATCTATATAGCACAGATTCACAACAGCagttatactgtaaggtaaagaccctacaatgatTAAATACAGTAGTCGTGTataaaaaaacagagagggaaaagaaatgCTTAGTGCATTATGGGAAGCCCCCCAGTATCCTGAGCCTATTGAAACATAATTCAGAGCTAGGtcaaggtcacctgatccaaccctAACTATAAACTACATCAAAAAGAAAGGCTCTGCTAGGTGAAGGCTCTCTTCTAAaaactctaggaaccacaaaTAAGCCTGCTGTCTGAGAGTGACATGCACTGTTAGAATAAAAAGGTACTATAAGGGCTTTAAGATATAATGATGActgattattcatttattttgtatatGAGAAAACGTTTCTCCaagtgaattaaaaaacaagaaaaagcttTAAAGACTATGTTGAAATGcaattaaaaactgttttttattgCAGTGTATTCCTACATGACCTGATACTGACACATAGAACCTATGGCTGATTAACCTTTTAGTGATACATAATGTAGGATTAAAGGGAAGGACAAAGGATACATGTACTATATATGACAATGCTAAGTTTAAGAATCAAGTGCTGCCTTTCGGTTCCCCTTTCTTTTACTTCTCTTTTTTATACCCCTAGTGTTCCTAGAGATTTATATAGATATGTAGAGTTATGATTTGCTATGGAAAACACTTCAGTGGTACCTACTTTGCTCTCCCTTGCAGTTTTGAGTCAGACAACACATTAAATGACGAGCCTGTGGAGTTGTCAAGCATGAAGAGACACTCAGAGGGAACTTTCTCAAATGACTACAGTAAATATCTGGAGGACAGGAAAGCACAGGACTTTGTTCGGTGGCTGATGAACAACAAGAGGAGTGGGTCAGTGTGAAAACACTCAATTTGTGATAAAAGATACTAGAACTGATCTTTTGAGGTAGCTAAGGAAACTAGCTGAGTAGTGTTCAATTGTACAAGTGAAACACGTAATACAAAACAGTGCTTAAAGTAGCAGCAGTAAAGGAGTGTGTGTATGCAAGAACAGCAGCCTAACATGTCATGTATTTATATACATTTTGGTTCTCAAACTAGGGGCCTGGCCCTTCCAAAGCCTCTGCAGATAAATCAGAGGGgtcataagaataataataaaagagccatttctctatTTGCCTGTCTATTGGCCTCCTTAGGCCTTAAACAGCTCATTTCCAAAGCATCTGACACAGGTGCCCAGCAAGCCACACATTTTGTGAGGAATTCAGAGCTAGTCTTTAGTGAGTTGATCTTTTatatttgtaaatgtaaaatcttACATTTAAAAGCACTGCAGTGTAAATATAAGGTACCTCACATAAGAACACGCCTTTATAATTGACTCATATGTTCCATATTATAGTATAAAAAAGACATATATCAAGTGGTCCGTCTCTGTGTTTTTTAGTGCTGCGGAGAAGCGACATGCAGATGGCACCTTCACCAGCGATGTAAGCTCCTTCCTCAAAGACCAGGCAATCAAAGACTTTGTTGCCAATCTCAAGTCTGGACAAGTCCAAAGAGAGTAGGCCGCCCTCCTTTTCTTCGCGTGCATCTCCTCCTACAATACCCAAACCTTCTAAAATGGCCTGCTTGTGTCTGATTCCACCATGATGGGGAGAGCAAAACAGAGAACTCGAGCTAATCAGCTGATTCTTCTTGCTTCTTCAACCTTTTTCCCCCTTtccactgctttttttttcttagtgttTCTTGTGATTGTGCCAAAATAAATCACCTGAACTTTTCCACTGTGTTGATCATATCTTACTCACACTGTGCAATGAGACATGAACCATGCAAATAGACAATGAAGCAGTTAGGAAATGATTACACCACAACAATCTTTTCACTTATGATGAAAATAATCACATGAAAAACTGATGATTTTTCCAGTGCAGATCAAATTTTACAGCTAAATTGTCAGGTTTCTGTACTGTGGGGTTACTGACCCTTAGGGGGCAGTGTTTACATTGTGTGCCTGTGTACATACTCAGATCTGAAATGGAAAGATGGGGTGAAAGATTCAGCAAGAGGCACGTAGATGGAAGCTTCACCAGCGATGTGAACAAGGTGCTGGATTCCATGGCTGCCAAGGAATATTTACTCTGGGTCATGACCTCCAAGCCTTCAGGAGAAAGGTAACATCAAATCATCATGGCTGATTCGTATATATGCTAGAGGTTAGAGGTCGTTTTTATTGACTGAGCACTGGCGTGAttgtaattttctttcttttcagtaAAAGACAGGCAGATGAATGAGAGTCTGCTCCAGGTCGCTCCCTGCATGCTGCAAACAAAGCCATACACAGGAGGAATTGAAAGCCATACTGCTTTGCATGATGTAATGTCAAAACTATatttaagtttttcttttttacttttttgtgaaTGTAAggcaaagacacaaaacatataaaatactCTTCCGTAGAATTTACAGTACACAAAAGAAGAAATtcaattttacaattttaaattattttctatatttttaacATGAACACAAAAACGCTCAATCTCAGGTAGGCCTATGGAAAGCACATCTAGCTTATGATTGTCATTATATATTAATATTCTGCTCtgcaaaataaagttttcagtcacagttttttcagcttcagtcctgttttat
Coding sequences within:
- the LOC100705290 gene encoding glucagon-1, translating into MKSIHSLAGILLVLGFVQSSWQVPLRDADDSLSFESDNTLNDEPVELSSMKRHSEGTFSNDYSKYLEDRKAQDFVRWLMNNKRSGAAEKRHADGTFTSDVSSFLKDQAIKDFVANLKSGQVQRESEMERWGERFSKRHVDGSFTSDVNKVLDSMAAKEYLLWVMTSKPSGESKRQADE